DNA from Streptomyces sp. NBC_01260:
CGCCGTTCCTGGTGGCGGGTGGCGGGCCCACTGGAAGGACGAGGGCCCGGGAAACACCCCGCTCACGGAACAGGTACTCGCGTGGCTGATCACCTCGCAGGGCCGGGCAACGGCCATCACGATGGACGCTCACGGGCATGTTGAGGATGCCGACAGTGCCGACGCCTTCATCCCGCCGGGCGAGGAGCTGGGCCAGGATTGAGTCCCCGGATCAGGCGACTTCCGTCTCGCGCTCGATGGCCTTGAGGCGGTTCTTCAGCCGGTAGCTGGGGCCGTTGATGGCGACGACTTCGCAGTGGTGCAGGAGGCGGTCGAGGATGGCGGTGGCGAGGACTTCGTCGCCGAAGACCTGGCCCCATTCGCTGAAGGTCTTGTTCGAGGTCAGGATGATTGAGCCCTTTTCGTAGCGCTTTGAGATGACCTGGAAGACCAGGTTCGCCTCGGCGCGTTCGAGGGGCTGGTAGCCGACTTCATCGACCACGAGAACGCTCGGCCGCAGGTAGGAGCCCAGTTTGCTGGTCAGACGTCCGGCCGCCTCGGCTGCTTTGAGGTTGCGGACCATGTCGTCGAGGCTGGTGAAGTAGATCGAGTAGCCGGCCCGGCAGGCCGCGACCGCCAGCGCGATCGCAATGTGGGTCTTGCCGACGCCGGGCGGCCCCAGCAGGGCGGCATTGGCCTTTGCTTCGACGAAGGACAGGGTGGCCAGGTCTTTGATCTTGCGCGGGTCGAGCTCGGGCTGGAACGAGAAGTCGTACTCATCGATCGTTTTGTGGTGCGGCAGCCGGGAGAGCCGCAGGCCCTGTCGGAAGCGGCGGTCGTCTCGGACGGCGAGTTCCTCGGAGAGAACGAGGTCGAGGAAGTCGAGGTAGCCCATCTTCCCCTCGTCCGCCCGCCGGGTGTACTCGTTGATGGTTTCCGCCAGGTGGGGCAGGCCGAGCTTGGTCGCCGTGGTGCGGATGCGGTTGCCGGTCAGCTCGCTCAAGACGATTCCTTCGTCGCT
Protein-coding regions in this window:
- the istB gene encoding IS21-like element helper ATPase IstB is translated as MSELTGNRIRTTATKLGLPHLAETINEYTRRADEGKMGYLDFLDLVLSEELAVRDDRRFRQGLRLSRLPHHKTIDEYDFSFQPELDPRKIKDLATLSFVEAKANAALLGPPGVGKTHIAIALAVAACRAGYSIYFTSLDDMVRNLKAAEAAGRLTSKLGSYLRPSVLVVDEVGYQPLERAEANLVFQVISKRYEKGSIILTSNKTFSEWGQVFGDEVLATAILDRLLHHCEVVAINGPSYRLKNRLKAIERETEVA